The region TTCTCAAATGATGAAGGGCGAGGAGACATCGGGCATCGGGTATTGAAAACGGCGGAGGATACACCTGAATTCCATCCTTTTCGAAAATCTTCGTATATTCAGGCCAAGGACAGACAACCAAGGCACGTTTTCCCCGAATTGCCTGTAAGCAATCAGTAGGGGATCCGATATGCAAACTGTCGAGGCTTTTTCTCCGATAAGCCGGTTCGAATTCGCTCCAGAACAGTTCGTTACGCTTATGTAGGATAATCGGGACGATCCGATCGCACTGTATGGCCAGAAGCATCTCTTCTGGAACCAGGGAGGCCAACCCTTCCAGGGAGGAATATCCGAAGACCGGGCGGTGCAAAGCATAGGAAAGACTCCCGGCGACCATCATCGCAATCTTGACCCCGGTGAAAGATCCCGGACCGCGGCCGACCACGATACCTTGTAAAACAGCTTCTTCGAAAAAGCCCTCCCGTTTCATGTGAGCGAGAACAGCCATCAGTTTCCGGGAATGATCCCGACAGGTCAATACCGTAAGATGAAAACGGATGGTTTCGCCGTCGCCCAGCGCCATGGTCAACCAGGGAGTGCTTGTATCAAAGGCCAGAAACATTCATCCTTCCTCCCGGTATTCAGTGCAGGCCATGATAGCGATCTCCCGAACAGAAGCGGATGTCCAGCGGATGTTGACCTCATAATGGGGAGTTGGGAAGGCCTGCCGGAACTTCGCCCCCCATTCCACGGCCAGGATCGCTTTCTGATCGATCACCTCGTCAATACTCAGTTCCTCAACCTCCCAGAGGTGTTCCAACCGGTAAAAATCCATGTGACAAAGAACACCTCGGGTCCCGGCATACTCATGAACCAAGGCAAACGTGGGACTGGTGATCTGGTACGGGTCGATTCCCAGAGCTCTGGCAATTCCTTTGATAAAACAGGTCTTCCCCGCTCCCAATTCCCCACTCAGGAGCACCACGGTCTCGGGACGGAGGAAATAATTGCAAAACTCTTCTCCCCATTGCAGGGTTTCGTTTTCGTTACGACTTTTCCTGTAGTACAGTTGATTCATGTGACAATCCGGTTTTTAACCCGTACCAGACTGCATAGTATTTCATGAGGTATGGTTTGGGCTTGCCGGGCCACCTCTTCGACGGTTATTTCTTCACCGCCGGGGTCCCGGCCAATCACAATTGCCGTATCACCCGGGGTTACTCCGGGTATTTCAGTCACGTCGACCATCATCTGGTCCATGGAGAGAACGCCGATGGACCGGGCTCTTCTCCCCCGAACAAGCACGGCCATCCGGTTTGACAGGTTTCTGGGAAGTCCCTGAGCATACCCGACCGGCAATACGGCAATCCGGCTGGGACACGAAGTCGTCGCCGTCGCGCCATACCCCACACAAAACCCAGCCGGCAGGTCCTTCACATGTCTAATTCGGGCCTTGAGCGACATCACCGGTTTCAGACCGGCTTTTTTGATCAGATCCGGGTCTCCGGTCGGTGAAACACCATATAACGCGATACCGACCCGGACCATATCCAACCGCAACTCCGGAAAGAACAGAAAACCGGCGCTGTTCGAACAATGCCTGAGTATGTTCGGTACGGTCGGACCATCCAATCCGGAACGTTCCAGGAATTGCCCAAAACGGAGGAATTGCGTGCGAGTATAGGCTGGATCAGATTCCGCACAGGAAAAATGAGTCATTACACCCTGGAGACGAAGCAAAGGATGTTTTGCCATCTCCTGACGCCATCGTTCGTCGAAGTCGGAATACAGGAGGCCCATTCGACCCATACCGGTATCGATTTCCAGATGGTAGTCGATGATTCGACCGGCTCTGGCGGTATAGCAGGAGAGGTTAATGAAGTCGTCAAGGGTGGAAATCACCGGAGTCAGGCGATGGGTCAACAGCGATTGGACTTCTTCCGGGAAGAACCCCCCTAAAAGGACAATTTCTCCCCCGATTCCCCGTTCCCGGAGGGCGATCCCCTCCCGAGACGAAGCGACACCAAACCGGCGGATCCCCCAATCATACATCAGTTCCACCGCAGCCGGTCCGAGACCATAGGCATCGGCTTTTACGACAGCCAGTATTTCACAGTGCCTTCCGCCTTCTTTCCCCATAGAGGTGAGTCTTTGACAATTCTCCCGGAGAGCGGCACTGTCAATCTCCATCCACAACTGATAAGGTCCATTCGCCATTTTGGGTCTCCCTGACCGCTTCCCGGAGATATCCGGCCACTTCCCCGGCTGAAAAAAAGGAATATCCTTTCCGGGCCATGAGATCCCCGGCTAATCCATGAAGAAAAACACCGGCCCGGGCGCTCTCGTTAGGGGCCAAGCCCTGGGCCATGAGCGAAGCCACCACACCGGCCAATACATCCCCGCTCCCAGCCGAAGCGAGACCGGGATTGCCGGTGGGGTTGACCGCCACCCCGCCCTCCGGTGAAGCGACCAGGGTACCCGGACCCTTGAGAACCATAGTGGCGTCATAATATGCCGCTGCTTCCTGAACCACCGACAGTCTATTTGCTTCCACATCGGCGGTCGAGCACCTGGCCAGACTGGCCATCTCACCGATATGTGGCGTGAGCACCCATCCGTTCAGTCGCCCCCGCCACTCCTCCCGATCCTGAGCGATCAAAGTCAGCGCGTCGGCATCAAGCACTCCAGAGCAGGGGGCGGTGTTCACCAATTTGTTCAAAAACAGGGCAGTCGCGGCATGGGTTCCTAGACCTGGGCCGACCACGAGAGCGGAACACTTTCTCCGGTACAGAAAATCGGCAATGAAGCCAGCCTGGCTCGGACGATAATAAAAGGACTCCTCTCCTCTTCCCGGTTCAGGCCAGAATGAAACAAGTTCAGGGAAAAGGGGTTTGATCTGAGAGGCAAACCGGGACGGCAACGCCCAGACCACCATGCCACAACCGGTATAAACCGCTCCCTGGGAGGCCAGGATTCCCGCTCCCAGCATGCCTTCTGAACCAGCACATACCCCGACTACTCCAGCCGCTATCTTGTGCAAACCCGCTGGCCTGACGGGGAGAAAAGAAGCGACCATCTCCGCCGTGATCAACTCCACCACGGGCCAGTATGAAGTAAACTGTGGTTCAAAAGGAATTCCGAGGGAAACCCGCCGGATCCGTCCGGCGTATGCAAGGCCGGGCCAGATCACGAGCCCGCGCTTGACCATCCCCAAAGTCACCGTGTCATGGGCCCGGATCGCACATCCCATCACCTGGCCGGTTGAAGCGTCAATGCCGGAAGGCACGTCAAGGGCAAGCACCCGGCCATTCGCCTGGTTGGTTTTTTCAATCAGCTCCCGGTACAGTCCTGTGACTGGGCGGACGACTCCCGTTCCAAACAAAGCATCCACCACCAAGGTATCTGAGTATATGGCCACTTCATCAACCGAACGGAGAATCCGCATATCGATCCCCAGAGATTCGGCAATCAGATAATTGGTCCGACTGTCCCGTTTCAAGTGGTTCGGATCACCAGCCAGGAATACACTCAGGGGAAGGCACGGGCAATCGACCCGGAGATGGCGGGCGGCTACGAGCCCATCACCGCCGTTGTTTCCACTTCCACACAGCACCACGACATTTCTGATCGTACCCGTTTTGGCAATGAGTCGAGATATATAACGGGCCACGTTTCGGCCGGCGTTTTCCATGAGGACCAGGGTATCGATATTGAAACGTCGGCACAACTCACGTTCCAGGTCCCGCATCTCTTCCGAACCGACCAGGGGAATTCCTTTCCCGGGAAGCCCGGTCCTCCTGGGGTAGCCTTCCTCAAAATCGTTCAATGTGCACTCCTTGCCTCAATTTCCTCGTTTTCGGGTTCTTCCCGCAATCTTCCTCAAGCCTGTTTCCGCCCCTTCACCAGCACTCCGACCGCCATTGCGACGACCAAGTTTCCGGTATGAGAGAGGGACAACTGTATGTCCGAGAGTACTTTTCGTACCTCCAAAGGTACGCTGACCCATGGATGTCCATCAGAATCATGCCTGATCTCTATCGATTTCCAAAGAGGCTTGATCCCAGTCTGGAGCAGGATTTTCTTCACCGCTTCCTTGGCGGCAAATATGGCGGCAACACCCTCACAGAATCGCCGCCTGGTCCCTTTCCGGTAATAATCAATTTCTTCGAAGGTAAAGAGCCGCTCCAGAAAACGATCTTCAAAGTGGGTGAGCACTCTCTCGATTCGATCTTTTTCCACCAGGTCAATCCCGATGTAAAGCACTGAATCTTCCATCATTCCTGGGCTTTTTCCCGCTGCGCCTTCGTTATGATCCCTTCAGCGATTTGCGCCGGGATTTCTTCATAATGGGAAAAGCGCATAATAAAGGACGCCCGACCCTGCGTGATCGACCGGAGATCGACCGAATAACGAAACACTTCGGCCATCGGAACCTGGGCGCGAATGATCTGGACACCGTCCTCCGGGTCCATTCCCAGGATTTTGCCCCGCCGGCTGTTGAGGTCTCCAATGACATCACCCATAAAATCTTCCGGAACCCGAACCTCACAATTCACGATCGGCTCAAGCAGCACCGGATTCGCATCCTGACTCGCCTTCTTGAAGGCCATCGAACCAGCGATTTTAAAGGCCATGTCCGAAGAGTCCACCGGGTGGAATGAGCCGTCGAAGACGGTCACCCGGACGTCAGTAACCGGGTATCCAGCCAGAATACCTTCCTGCATGGCCTCCAGAATGCCCTTTTCCACCGACGGAATGTAGTTGCGAGGAATGCTCCCACCGACGATTTTATCGACAAACTCAAAGCCTTCGCTTCTGGCTATCGGCTCAAGTTCGATCCAGCAGTGACCATACTGACCTCGTCCACCGGATTGCCGCTTGTATTTTCCTTCAGTCTTGGTCGATCCTTTAATGGTTTCCTTGTAGGAAACCCGGGGAACGGTCAATGAAACATCAACACCGAATTTTCGTTTCATTTTTTCCGCCAGCACGTCAAGATGGATATCTCCCAACCCGGCTACGATTTCTTCTTTTGTATCGGTATTTCTTTCCATCTTGATCGTAAAGTCTTCTTCGAGGAGTCTTCCCAGAGCCTGGCTGATTTTGTCTTCATCCCCCCGGCTGAGTGGCTTCACAGCAGCCAGGTAATTCGGTTCCGGAAATTCGATAACGGGGAAGACGATCGGATCGTTCTTGTCCGAGAGACTGTCCCCGGTGTAGATTCCGCTGATCTTGGCTAAGGCCGCGATATCTCCGGCTCCGACCTCGCTGATGATTTCCTGGTTTTTCCCCCGGAGGGAGATCAACTGCCCGATCTTCTCTTCGGAATCCCGGGTCGCATTGTATAGGCGGGCATCGGCAGACAGGAGCCCCGAATACACTCGGATGATCGCCAGTTTCCCGACATACGGATCGCTAATGATCTTAAAAACCTGAGCCGAGAAAGGAGCTTCCCGGGCTGGGACCCGCTCAGCAGGTACGTTCGTTTTCGGATTGATTCCGGAAACGGGGGGCATATCTTCCGGCGAGGGCAGGTAATCGGCCATGAAATCCATGAAGAGAGTCACACCGAAATTCAGTAGTCCCGAACCACAGAGGACCGGAAAAACTTTTCTCTGCCTGATGGCCTCTTTCAGGCTTTTCTCCAGCAGAGTCGGTTCGATCGTTTTTCCTTCAAGATACATATTCAGGAGTTCATCGCTGGTTTCGGCGATATTTTCCAGCATCGCTTCCCGAAATTCAGCTACCGCTTCTTTCATCTCATCCGGAACAGCTTCCTCCCGGACCCCTTTCCCTTCTTTCTCGAAATAGTAGGCCTTCTGAGTCAGGAGGTTAATGATCCCCCTAAAATCCGATTCCTTGCCGATGGGGAGAAACAAGGGGGTAATCCGCTCGGAAAGTTTCTCCTGGAGGGATTTCAGTACCTTTTCGTAATTTGCCCCCTCCCGATCGATCTTGTTGATGAAAATGACCACGGGGAGGTTTTTTTCCTGCAGACTTTTCCAGGATCGCTCCGTCCCGACCTCAACACCGGATACAGCACAAACCAAGAGAGCTCCGCCATCGATCGCCCGCAGAGCACCCATAACATTTCCGATGAAATCCGCATAACCGGGGGTATCGATGAGGTTAACCTTCCGATCCTTCCACTCAAAGGGGATTACGGATAGATCGATAGACAGCCTCCGCTTGATCTCTTCCGGTTCCCAATCGGAAACCGTATTACCCTCCTCCACTTTTCCCCGCCTGGTGGTCACTCCCGCATTGAAAAGCATCGACTCAGACAAGGTGGTTTTACCGGCGCCGGCATGGGAAAAAAACCCGATGTTCCGGATGCTGCGTCCTTCATGCTTTTTCAATTTTAATTCCTCCCTTCCCGTCATGCTCCCATTGGTGTTCGGATTTTTCCGTGACGCTGGTCAGGTGGCCGAAATTGATATTATCCTTTAGGGGAAATGTCCTTTCCAGCAATGCGTGGCCTCAGGCGTTTACAGATTTCACCGGTGCCATTCACTTAACAGGAACAACAGCAGACTCCCCGTTAAAAGAAGGGCGTAAAGCCCGACCTGCCGATCCCGCATCACCGCGGTCAGGCGTTTTCGCAAGGCAACCGGCCAATCTCTCAGGAAGCTCACCGATCAACCTCCCTATACAGAATCCTGATCATCTTCTTCAGGGCTCCCGCCTCGATATCCCAGGCTATGCGCCCCTGGACGGCAAGAGATACTTTTCCGGTCTCTTCCGAGACGACAATGGACAACCCGTCGGCTTGTTCAGTGATCCCGACGGCCGCCCGGTGCCTGGTTCCGACCAGCTTCTTCATTTCCACACGTTCGGCCAGCGGAAGAATGCAACCGGCAGCCACAATCCGATTTTCCCTGACAATAACCGCTCCGTCATGCAGTGGAGACTCAAGCAAGAAAACCGAATAGGCCAACTCCGGTGAAAACAGGGCATCAATCAGAATGCCGGTCTGAATAAAATCCCACAAGTTGTTTTTGCGTTCCAGTACGATCAGGGCCCCGATTTTTTTTCGGGACAGCGTCTGACAGGCCAGAACCACATCGTCGATGAACTTTCCCCGGATTTCTTCATTCCCGATATAATGTCCTCCCACACCTGGACTGCTATGATAGGTCCGGTTGAAGTAAATCCTTCGCAATTCCGGCTGGAAAATGACCGCCACCGCGGCGGCGTAAGAAAAAACCAGAAATTTCCAGAACAAGCTGAGTTCGTGAAAACCGGCAAGGTTCGACAGCCCGGCTGAAATAAACAACACGATCAGGAAACGAAGCGGTCCGAACAGGGCACTGTCTTTAGTCAAAGAAAAAACCCGATAAGAAAAGTAAAAGATAATGATAAAGAAAACCAAGAAACGTAGATGGCTGATCACGGTCACCTAAGGGAATCCGTCAACTAAGGAATGAAAAGGTTTAACAGTGCTTTTTGAGCATGGAGACGGTTTTCCGCCTGATCAATGCAGACCGATTGCGATCCGTCGATGACCGGATCGGTGATTTCCTGACCCCGGTGGGCTGGCATGCAATGCATAACTATCGCGTCCGGGGCGGCCAAATCCACCAGCGCTTCGTTAACCTGATAGGGGGGGAAAATTTCCAACCGGCGGGCGAGTTCTTCTTCCCTACCCATGCTCGCCCACACATCGGTATAGACGACTTGGGCCCCCCGGATAGCCTCCCGCGGGTCATGCTCGTACCGAAGCATCCCACCTGATTTCCGGATGCTCTCCTCGGCCTGTTGTCGAATCTTCTGGTTGGGCAGGTATCCATCAGGCGTACAAACGGTCAATTGCAATCCGCAAACAGCGGCGACTATGATCCATGAATTACAGACGTTGTTGCCATCACCGATAAAACAGATGGGTAGATCCAGCAGTTTTCCTTTTTTTTCCAGCACAGTCAAGAGATCGCCCAAGATTTGGCAGGGATGATGAAGATCGGACAATCCGTTGAACACCGGCACGTCGGAATATTCAGCCATTTCCAGCACATTCTGGTGAGCGAAGGTCCGGACCATGATTCCATCGACCATTCGACTCAACACCCTGGCAACGTCTTTGATCGCTTCCCGTTTGCCCAGTCCGACTTCCTGGGGTCCGAGATACAAGCAAGTCCCACCCAGTTGCTTCATGGCCATTTCAAAGGACACCCTCGTCCGAAGGGAAGGTTTTTCAAAAAGGAGGGCCAGGGTCTTGCCCTGATGGATGTCCAGCGTTTCTCCGAGGAAATAGCGTCTTTTCAGAGACACCGCCGTATCTAAAAAATAAAGGATTTCCTCCGCGGAGAAATCCGCCAGATCGAGAAAATCTTTACTACGAAACGCCCCGTTCATATTCGACCACCCTCTCGGGTTAAAGATATACTTTGTCGACATAAGGAGACAGGAAGGCCCGGAGCACCGTCCCATATCCGGCTCTGAAGCGAATTATACAACCCGGGGTAACCGGGGAAGCGTTCCTGCTGACCTCAAGCACCAAATAATTACTGGTGGCTCCGACTATTTTAACATGATCATCAAGCAAATATAACTGTGTCTCATCCACATCCTGAAGTCCGCAGGCAGCCAGGGCCCGCTTCCCGCTGGTCCGGAAACGACGTTCCCCCGCAGTTCTTCCAAAAGCGTCATATCCCCTGACCGCGGTTTCCGCCGGATTTTTGCTTTTGACCTCGACGATTTCGGCTGACAGAAAAAAAGTGTCCTGTTCCAGCCAGGCGAATGATTTCTTGCGGCTGATGTCCGTTCCAAATAGCCAGGCTTCTCCACAGCGGATTTCATCGACAGCCTCCGGTGCTGCGGCTCCCTCCCACAATGAGAGGAAAGTCGTTCCTCCCACCGAAATCTTGAACTCAGGCGGACCGGCGGCATCAGACAGTTCATCTCTCAATTTCCGGAGACGTTCGATCACCGGAGGTTGTGGAAGCACACCACTCAAACAGGCAAGTGTCGTACTCAGTCCATTGACGCGTATCCCTTCCAGAGTTTTCAGGAAAGTCCTCTCTTCCAGAATTTCTTCCGGCAGAAAACCTTCCCGACCGTCACCCGCTTCCACGGATAGAATTACGGGGGTCACCTTTTTCCGTCTATGGGAAAGCACGGAGAGGTGTTCGAGAATTTCTTTATGCGAAACATGGGGAACGACATCCGCCTCCACCAGGCGGGCCAACTCAGAACACATGGGCATCCGGATCAACTGCAGCTCCACCCGGTTTCCAAAAATTCGGCGCAGCCGCAAGAGATTATCCAGGTTAGCGTCGGCAAACTTCGCATATCCCGCTTCCCAAAGCAGCTCGACTATCTTCCGGTCGGCACAGAAGCCCTTGGTCACGGCAACGGTCTCCGTGCTCCTCTCCCGGCCCTTTTCAAGAAGCCTAACCATATTCCTGAGTAAAGGCGAAACCATGATTTCAAGCCGGGGATACGACAAACCGGATCCTCCTTAAAAAAACAAAGAGGTTTAATAAAGGTTGGGTACAAGTTGAAGCTAATTTTGTCATTACCTTAGCTGAACCTTCTCCAAGTTTGTTTTGAGCTTTCTCCTCCAAAAAGTCCGGAAACAAAAAAGCCCCCGTAACCGGGGGCCGGAAACACGCCAAGATCATCTCTTGGAGAATTGGAAACGAGCTCGGGCACCGCGTAAAC is a window of Atribacteraceae bacterium DNA encoding:
- the tsaB gene encoding tRNA (adenosine(37)-N6)-threonylcarbamoyltransferase complex dimerization subunit type 1 TsaB; the protein is MFLAFDTSTPWLTMALGDGETIRFHLTVLTCRDHSRKLMAVLAHMKREGFFEEAVLQGIVVGRGPGSFTGVKIAMMVAGSLSYALHRPVFGYSSLEGLASLVPEEMLLAIQCDRIVPIILHKRNELFWSEFEPAYRRKSLDSLHIGSPTDCLQAIRGKRALVVCPWPEYTKIFEKDGIQVYPPPFSIPDARCLLALHHLRKDLSSEMEKAAGMVPIYGSQVFTG
- the alr gene encoding alanine racemase, yielding MANGPYQLWMEIDSAALRENCQRLTSMGKEGGRHCEILAVVKADAYGLGPAAVELMYDWGIRRFGVASSREGIALRERGIGGEIVLLGGFFPEEVQSLLTHRLTPVISTLDDFINLSCYTARAGRIIDYHLEIDTGMGRMGLLYSDFDERWRQEMAKHPLLRLQGVMTHFSCAESDPAYTRTQFLRFGQFLERSGLDGPTVPNILRHCSNSAGFLFFPELRLDMVRVGIALYGVSPTGDPDLIKKAGLKPVMSLKARIRHVKDLPAGFCVGYGATATTSCPSRIAVLPVGYAQGLPRNLSNRMAVLVRGRRARSIGVLSMDQMMVDVTEIPGVTPGDTAIVIGRDPGGEEITVEEVARQAQTIPHEILCSLVRVKNRIVT
- the fusA gene encoding elongation factor G; this translates as MKKHEGRSIRNIGFFSHAGAGKTTLSESMLFNAGVTTRRGKVEEGNTVSDWEPEEIKRRLSIDLSVIPFEWKDRKVNLIDTPGYADFIGNVMGALRAIDGGALLVCAVSGVEVGTERSWKSLQEKNLPVVIFINKIDREGANYEKVLKSLQEKLSERITPLFLPIGKESDFRGIINLLTQKAYYFEKEGKGVREEAVPDEMKEAVAEFREAMLENIAETSDELLNMYLEGKTIEPTLLEKSLKEAIRQRKVFPVLCGSGLLNFGVTLFMDFMADYLPSPEDMPPVSGINPKTNVPAERVPAREAPFSAQVFKIISDPYVGKLAIIRVYSGLLSADARLYNATRDSEEKIGQLISLRGKNQEIISEVGAGDIAALAKISGIYTGDSLSDKNDPIVFPVIEFPEPNYLAAVKPLSRGDEDKISQALGRLLEEDFTIKMERNTDTKEEIVAGLGDIHLDVLAEKMKRKFGVDVSLTVPRVSYKETIKGSTKTEGKYKRQSGGRGQYGHCWIELEPIARSEGFEFVDKIVGGSIPRNYIPSVEKGILEAMQEGILAGYPVTDVRVTVFDGSFHPVDSSDMAFKIAGSMAFKKASQDANPVLLEPIVNCEVRVPEDFMGDVIGDLNSRRGKILGMDPEDGVQIIRAQVPMAEVFRYSVDLRSITQGRASFIMRFSHYEEIPAQIAEGIITKAQREKAQE
- the argF gene encoding ornithine carbamoyltransferase, encoding MNGAFRSKDFLDLADFSAEEILYFLDTAVSLKRRYFLGETLDIHQGKTLALLFEKPSLRTRVSFEMAMKQLGGTCLYLGPQEVGLGKREAIKDVARVLSRMVDGIMVRTFAHQNVLEMAEYSDVPVFNGLSDLHHPCQILGDLLTVLEKKGKLLDLPICFIGDGNNVCNSWIIVAAVCGLQLTVCTPDGYLPNQKIRQQAEESIRKSGGMLRYEHDPREAIRGAQVVYTDVWASMGREEELARRLEIFPPYQVNEALVDLAAPDAIVMHCMPAHRGQEITDPVIDGSQSVCIDQAENRLHAQKALLNLFIP
- a CDS encoding NAD(P)H-hydrate dehydratase, which translates into the protein MNDFEEGYPRRTGLPGKGIPLVGSEEMRDLERELCRRFNIDTLVLMENAGRNVARYISRLIAKTGTIRNVVVLCGSGNNGGDGLVAARHLRVDCPCLPLSVFLAGDPNHLKRDSRTNYLIAESLGIDMRILRSVDEVAIYSDTLVVDALFGTGVVRPVTGLYRELIEKTNQANGRVLALDVPSGIDASTGQVMGCAIRAHDTVTLGMVKRGLVIWPGLAYAGRIRRVSLGIPFEPQFTSYWPVVELITAEMVASFLPVRPAGLHKIAAGVVGVCAGSEGMLGAGILASQGAVYTGCGMVVWALPSRFASQIKPLFPELVSFWPEPGRGEESFYYRPSQAGFIADFLYRRKCSALVVGPGLGTHAATALFLNKLVNTAPCSGVLDADALTLIAQDREEWRGRLNGWVLTPHIGEMASLARCSTADVEANRLSVVQEAAAYYDATMVLKGPGTLVASPEGGVAVNPTGNPGLASAGSGDVLAGVVASLMAQGLAPNESARAGVFLHGLAGDLMARKGYSFFSAGEVAGYLREAVRETQNGEWTLSVVDGD
- the cdaA gene encoding diadenylate cyclase CdaA, yielding MISHLRFLVFFIIIFYFSYRVFSLTKDSALFGPLRFLIVLFISAGLSNLAGFHELSLFWKFLVFSYAAAVAVIFQPELRRIYFNRTYHSSPGVGGHYIGNEEIRGKFIDDVVLACQTLSRKKIGALIVLERKNNLWDFIQTGILIDALFSPELAYSVFLLESPLHDGAVIVRENRIVAAGCILPLAERVEMKKLVGTRHRAAVGITEQADGLSIVVSEETGKVSLAVQGRIAWDIEAGALKKMIRILYREVDR
- the acpS gene encoding holo-ACP synthase, which translates into the protein MMEDSVLYIGIDLVEKDRIERVLTHFEDRFLERLFTFEEIDYYRKGTRRRFCEGVAAIFAAKEAVKKILLQTGIKPLWKSIEIRHDSDGHPWVSVPLEVRKVLSDIQLSLSHTGNLVVAMAVGVLVKGRKQA
- a CDS encoding alanine racemase, which produces MSYPRLEIMVSPLLRNMVRLLEKGRERSTETVAVTKGFCADRKIVELLWEAGYAKFADANLDNLLRLRRIFGNRVELQLIRMPMCSELARLVEADVVPHVSHKEILEHLSVLSHRRKKVTPVILSVEAGDGREGFLPEEILEERTFLKTLEGIRVNGLSTTLACLSGVLPQPPVIERLRKLRDELSDAAGPPEFKISVGGTTFLSLWEGAAAPEAVDEIRCGEAWLFGTDISRKKSFAWLEQDTFFLSAEIVEVKSKNPAETAVRGYDAFGRTAGERRFRTSGKRALAACGLQDVDETQLYLLDDHVKIVGATSNYLVLEVSRNASPVTPGCIIRFRAGYGTVLRAFLSPYVDKVYL
- the tsaE gene encoding tRNA (adenosine(37)-N6)-threonylcarbamoyltransferase complex ATPase subunit type 1 TsaE; protein product: MNQLYYRKSRNENETLQWGEEFCNYFLRPETVVLLSGELGAGKTCFIKGIARALGIDPYQITSPTFALVHEYAGTRGVLCHMDFYRLEHLWEVEELSIDEVIDQKAILAVEWGAKFRQAFPTPHYEVNIRWTSASVREIAIMACTEYREEG